A single genomic interval of Eurosta solidaginis isolate ZX-2024a chromosome 3, ASM4086904v1, whole genome shotgun sequence harbors:
- the rib gene encoding broad-complex core protein, whose amino-acid sequence MGGPHPGLPPSIEGQTYCLRWNNHKSNLVEILDVLIKVESYVDCTIVVDDQVQFKAHRVVLAANSPYFQAILQDVPMDHCSIIFPGVKAFEMRALLDYMYTGEVNVTQSQIPTIMRIAEELEVKGLFDMADLKEKFNKLSEEHAERLSHGYGYGSASTSALTAPYAMAAGSSTAPGIPPVVHNGTKDHAVDLPIPPQHNSSSVISTSSNISPTAAATSTSSPPYSNYKSQYSNLYSKSPGLSNSGEAASNVSTGQTKSANTPQTPTHSQSQPSNTEHGQWPLSPSTAVSMLGSVYDSVPDNPLKRKKLSSMTSMLMNRDTPILRTVLAQTNSADSSQPMSFSLPLSSKVDKSNTDKISPHTASMGGHNSNHGQPYNGADFGGDKKYPDEPHSPYTDRSYDDDNYDAKGNYTGVFSSNTNQKPEWKRYKQYTRSDIMSAIQCVREGMSALQASRKFGVPSRTLYDKVKKLGITTGRPMNRTMKRSPSNMDSSAAFSYPHAYGAEPLLSSMHEGRSDDREPKDHHRAEHHHIPPQLPHSLLDHALLQQALESRGGDITGRGALLLAAAAHAAANRISTSPGPNGSSAMRSPSPPNYARKYGRISEQDFAMERERERERERIRDHDNERGHEHERRMLRENEFETVREITADNEREREHERNHEIEREYERKRLREFEREHERDIEREHDRGLKRINRGLSHEDDETVEDLSVTRRRCLSPQIEMPPQRRMRSRSYSSPPQSAAATSTTTVASAIECTNNGVIKLATAAAISVTATTTNQNDNSRCSSRSSNELTVADEYNNGCATTALEATKTMTAIKHELINSDDGRAD is encoded by the exons ATGGGTGGTCCTCACCCGGGATTGCCGCCGTCCATAGAGGGTCAAACATATTGTTTACGTTGGAATAATCACAAGTCCAATCTGGTTGAGATTCTAGATGTGCTTATCAAGGTCGAAAGCTATGTTGACTGCACGATTGTAGTTGATGATCAAGTCCAATTCAAAGCACATAGAGTAGTTTTAGCCGCAAACTCGCCATATTTTCAAGCCATACTGCAAGATGTACCCATGGATCATTGCAGCATTATATTTCCCGGTGTTAAAGCATTCGAAATGCGTGCATTACTTGATTACATGTATACCGGCGAGGTAAATGTTACGCAAAGCCAAATACCTACGATAATGCGAATTGCCGAGGAATTAGAGGTCAAAGGTTTATTTGACATGGCCGATCTGAAGGAAAAGTTCAATAAACTTAGTGAAGAGCATGCCGAACGGCTAAGTCATGGCTATGGTTATGGTTCTGCTAGTACATCAGCATTAACCGCGCCTTATGCGATGGCTGCCGGTTCATCCACTGCACCAGGCATACCACCCGTTGTACATAACGGCACAAAGGATCATGCTGTAGACTTACCAATACCACCGCAACATAATTCCTCATCCGTGATCTCAACTTCTTCGAACATATCGCCAACAGCGGCTGCAACGAGCACCTCATCTCCACCTTACAGTAATTATAAGTCACAATATTCAAATTTATATTCCAAATCTCCTGGTCTATCTAACTCTGGCGAAGCGGCTAGCAATGTGAGTACTGGACAAACAAAATCCGCCAACACACCGCAAACACCCACACATTCACAATCTCAGCCTTCTAATACGGAGCATGGCCAATGGCCTCTATCACCATCGACAGCGGTTAGTATGTTGGGCTCTGTTTACGATTCGGTGCCAGATAATCCACTGAAGCGTAAGAAGCTTTCGTCGATGACGTCAATGCTTATGAACCGTGACACTCCTATATTACGGACAGTTTTAGCTCAAACAAATTCTGCCGATTCATCACAGCCCATGTCCTTCTCATTGCCCTTATCCAGCAAGGTAGACAAATCAAATACGGACAAAATTTCTCCTCATACTGCATCAATGGGTGGTCACAACAGCAACCACGGTCAACCTTATAACGGTGCAGATTTCGGCGGTGATAAG AAATATCCCGATGAGCCCCATTCACCTTATACAGATCGATCTTACGACGATGATAATTATGATGCCAAGGGCAATTATACTGGTGTTTTCAGTTCAAACACGAATCAGAAACCAGAATGGAAACGTTACAAGCAATATACCCGCAGTGACATTATGTCTGCTATACAGTGTGTGCGTGAAGGTATGAGCGCGCTTCAAGCATCCCGTAAATTTGGTGTTCCTTCACGTACGCTCTACGACAAAGTCAAAAAACTGGGTATAACCACAGGAAGGCCAATGAACCGCACAATGAAACGTAGTCCAAGTAATATGGATTCTTCCGCAGCCTTTTCATATCCACATGCCTATGGTGCCGAGCCTTTATTATCATCGATGCACGAAGGACGAAGCGATGATCGTGAACCAAAAGATCACCACCGTGCCGAACATCATCACATTCCACCACAACTGCCACACTCATTATTAGATCACGCATTACTCCAACAAGCATTGGAGAGTCGAGGTGGTGATATTACAGGACGTGGAGCACTCTTACTAGCAGCAGCGGCGCATGCAGCAGCCAATCGTATATCAACAAGCCCTGGTCCGAATGGATCTAGTGCAATGCGTTCCCCTAGCCCACCAAACTATGCGCGCAAATACGGTCGTATAAGTGAGCAAGATTTTGCAATGGAACGGGAACGTGAGCGTGAACGGGAGCGCATCAGGGACCATGATAATGAACGTGGTCATGAACACGAAAGACGAATGCTGCGTGAAAATGAGTTTGAAACTGTACGTGAAATAACAGCCGACAATGAGCGCGAGCGAGAGCATGAGCGTAATCACGAAATAGAACGTGAATACGAGCGAAAGCGCTTACGTGAATTTGAACGTGAGCATGAACGAGATATAGAACGTGAACATGACCGAGGATTGAAGCGCATTAATCGGGGACTCTCGCATGAGGATGACGAGACTGTTGAAGATTTATCTGTAACGCGCAGACGTTGCTTGTCGCCACAAATTGAAATGCCGCCTCAAAGACGTATGCGCTCACGATCATACTCGTCACCACCGCAGTCGGCAGctgcaacatcaacaacaacagttgCATCAGCAATCGAATGCACCAACAATGGAGTTATAAAACTTGCGACCGCAGCAGCCATATCAGTAACGGCTACAACCACAAATCAGAACGATAATAGCCGATGTTCAAGTCGTAGCAGTAATGAGTTAACAGTGGCTGATGAATACAACAACGGATGTGCGACAACAGCCTTAGAAGCAACAAAAACAATGACAGCGATAAAACACGAACTCATAAATAGCGATGATGGTCGCGCCGACTGA